Proteins co-encoded in one Pseudophryne corroboree isolate aPseCor3 chromosome 1, aPseCor3.hap2, whole genome shotgun sequence genomic window:
- the LOC135063199 gene encoding mucin-2-like, with protein MGIQRRHETATGGGPALNLKWLPWENVIRRRMNPAMVEGVRGGVDSSRPAGFPEEEEPPRRRKKAGDQPSKRRSDDRPAQRTSPAHRTSPAHGPSPVQQASAAARGPSTAPQASRAHRSSPVRHSSSSRSLSPVHQTTSAHRLSPVRQTPSATTPQDGRQTTAPARRPSPDRRLSRSSGTVTEEPQDTTLVDPSPDLFESTGLTDETFLGFEDSRADVSSQTLEKSSETRTSGAPGAAASQDGEVVPRTSSGLASGIGSYFRPDLLQESSEDDEVEVQEAPVTTSLPAQIQVVADIQEGQNPSTVQRVHTLASEIGTRQDTYTNVVGSRLDNIERTMEKMANSLLELQKTLSDSTATILQVRMQDHRESMTVLNILAESMTRLVDNTACLAASNKNMSESHRHSSSSQQVIATTLQMIYDKLPGTANQHAGDPPYPPSQATRTPRTLPQVPSQYRQSQMYQGYTGMYPTPQMPPPPATQSSAAWAQRTSQHTPQPPRTSTPYQGEEEDPDRLPP; from the exons atggggattcagcgccgacatgagacagctacgggaggtggcccggctctcaatctgaagtggctaccctgggagaacgttattagaaggcgcatgaaccctgccatggtcgaaggagttcgcggaggtgtggactccagccgtcctgctggctttcccgaggaggaagaaccgcccagaagacggaagaaggcgggagaccagccgtccaaaaggaggtctgatg acaggcctgcccagaggacatcacctgcgcacaggacatcgccagcgcacggaccgtcacctgtgcagcaggcatcggcagcagcgcgcggaccatcaactgcgccgcaagcatcgcgagcacacagatcgtcacctgtgcgccacagttcgtcatcgcgcagtttgtcacctgtgcaccagacgacgtcagcgcacagactctcacctgtgcgccagacaccgtcggcgaccacaccacaagatgggcgccaaactacagctcctgcgcgcaggccatcaccagatcgtcgtctctccaggagctctgggactgtgactgaagagcctcaagacacaacccttgtggacccatcacccgatctgtttgagtctacagggttaacagacgaaacttttcttgggtttgaggacagccgtgcagacgtatccagccagacccttgaaaagtcttccgaaacgaggacaagtggagctcctggagcagcggcatcacaggatggagaag tggtgccacgaaccagcagcggactagcttcggggattggttcctacttcaggccggatctcctacaggagtcgtcagaggatgacgaggtggaagtgcaggaggctccagttactacatccctgc ctgcccaaatccaagttgtggcagacatccaggaagggcagaatccctcaactgttcagagggttcacaccctggcatcagagattgggacacgccaggatacatacacaaatgtcgtgggaagcagactggacaacattgagaggacaatggagaaaatggcaaacagtctgcttgaactgcaaaagactctttccgacagcacggccacaatactacaggtCAGAATGCAAGATCATAGGGAGAGTATGACCGTACTTAacattctggccgaatccatgaCCCGGCTCGTGGACAACACTGCATGTCTGGCAGCAAGCAATAAAAACATGTCGGAGAGTCATCGACactcctcatccagccaacaggtcatcgcaaccacactgcagatgatctatgataagctcccaggaacagctaatcaacacgctggtgatccaccatatccgccgtcgcaagccacaaggacgcctcgtacccttcctcaagtcccatcccagtacagacagtcacagatgtaccagggatatacagggatgtaccccaccccccagatgcctccaccaccggccacaCAATCTTCAGCAGCATGGGCACAGAGGACCAGTCAACatactccccagcctcccaggacatccacgccctatcagggggaagaagaggatccggacagacttccaccataa